In the Diachasmimorpha longicaudata isolate KC_UGA_2023 chromosome 1, iyDiaLong2, whole genome shotgun sequence genome, one interval contains:
- the LOC135168531 gene encoding anoctamin-8 isoform X4, whose product MPGGEGSNSPINFNDVATDLTKSIISDDNCGTRCEESEGDAMTIGDGVRRRKVIRAAKETFDKASRLLRRKIPCTGHLMTPRRLWIQKVPTQECDVIVMFPSGASDETLMWLLGRLRAGTPGLVVHVRHHASSDSYGFYLTAPFPILLKAAEEMHLPKALRQEYGGGLKEFVCTETNCFEGSDEETQFFTTQERQSLVLHLLHTLRAGQQDLKSLPGIKLVEGQAIIPKCISAGVISQVFPLHELPALEKLQKSWVRAFFSPQPLNDICNYFGVKITMYFAWLGHYTTALVVPAAVGVIFWVGIIGRNQAVEDVAYVLFSILNVIWATAYLETWKRKGAELAYKWGTLDQRDDLLVEPRPLFVGTLQVSPVTGRLEPTYPNWKRNAIRYCITVPVIAVSLFFVFIVMILSFQIQDWWDARLEAAGYGFWLSYVPKVLLAVVIAVMDEAYFKIAVWLNDLENYRLDTEYENHLIYKVALFQFVNSFLSLFYIAFYLQDQERLKEQLAALLIARQVISNLKESAIPYLIEQLRLARMSFELFGALSPSEARAPPGTAEEQSKQSEKQPEEIDEKDGKEGQRAKQQRTISQAELESSLYRVGHPANSLLSDVTFKIHFSKKYDGAFSEHLEMLSQLGYVCLFSSAFPLAAMAALLGNLLELRGDAFKLCFVLQRPFGRRVSSIGTWQNAMEAMGLVAILVNCALIGLSGQVQRMFPEMSVPQTILLIVALEHIMMAIRFIITIIIPDIPTWVATEMAKVEFLRREAVRRLSSTPSPEQTQTVIAGGESDEGISALEKTINTMNDAPDAPTSSTGHTPSSPPTPAAYGQVPRIAETPPQLETPGSVTSDGSSTFLPGYTVGSRDSHNTPRCSIPGGEKDPFVVSGRRSTDWLSSDQESSPGIDQYSHHLTIGPHGGIEWVRRLGLESSGGRKSSDSEIGTTPGSGSPGPTTEDISLHRSTDCIVSKELASSSDSDLLRSAPPWSLTNRPQKFRFSPEKETAKIREKPERQIIQQIPQFQQHHRVPKEPQPEPHDRRSFGQVDAGGLSDSSRTLSSQEEDKPSKEEREAKKTRVKQSLMKRARSVAIFSLKLKERRAREAEVKAKEAEREARWQQPQSCVGGELSCIPIEQLISVDDIAAMEGRRMNH is encoded by the exons CATCCAGACTTTTGAGACGTAAAATACCATGTACTGGCCATCTGATGACCCCCCGCCGCCTCTGGATCCAAAAGGTTCCAACTCAA GAGTGCGACGTTATTGTAATGTTTCCAAGCGGCGCCAGTGATGAAACATTAATGTGGCTACTTGGAAGACTGCGAGCAGGTACACCAGGTCTCGTAGTTCATGTTCGTCATCATGCGTCTTCGGACAGTTACGGATTCTACCTCACAGCACCTTTCCCAAT ACTCCTCAAAGCAGCCGAAGAGATGCACCTTCCAAAAGCTCTCCGGCAAGAGTATGGCGGAGGTCTGAAAGAATTTGTATGCACTGAGACAAATTGCTTCGAGGGCAGTGACGAGGAGACACAGTTCTTCACAACCCAAGAGAGACAATCTCTCGTGCTTCATCTCCTCCATACATTACGAGCAGGTCAGCAGGACCTGAAGAGTCTTCCGGGTATAAAGTTAGTGGAAGGACAGGCCATTATCCCCAAGTGCATTTCCGCTGGTGTCATCTCCCAG GTATTTCCTCTCCACGAGCTACCAGCACTCGAGAAGCTTCAGAAAAGCTGGGTACGAGCATTCTTCAGCCCTCAGCCCCTTAACGACATCTGTAATTACTTTGGTGTTAAGATAACAATGTACTTTGCATGGTTAGGACATTATACCACCGCCCTCGTCGTTCCTGCTGCAGTGGGTGTCATATTCTGG GTCGGCATCATCGGAAGGAACCAGGCGGTGGAGGACGTTGCCTATGTCCTGTTCTCCATCCTCAATGTCATTTGGGCAACAGCATATCTCGAAACATGGAAGCGCAAGGGCGCCGAGCTGGCTTACAAGTGGGGCACACTAGATCAGAGGGATGATCTCTTAGTAGAGCCTAGACCACTCTTTGTG GGAACGCTACAAGTATCTCCAGTAACTGGAAGACTCGAACCTACCTATCCAAACTGGAAAAGAAATGCCATCCGTTATTGCATAACTGTTCCTGTCATCGCAGTTTCTCTTTTTTTCGTCTTCATTGTAATGATTCTCAGTTTTCAAATACAG GACTGGTGGGACGCTCGACTGGAAGCAGCGGGCTATGGTTTTTGGTTAAGTTACGTGCCAAAAGTTCTGTTAGCAGTGGTGATTGCAGTGATGGATGAAGCGTACTTCAAAATAGCTGTTTGGCTCAATGATTTGG AAAACTATCGTCTTGACACCGAGTACGAGAATCATCTGATCTACAAGGTGGCACTG TTTCAGTTCGTCAACTCATTTTTATCGCTCTTTTACATCGCATTTTATCTTCAAGATCAAGAAAGATTGAAAGAG CAACTAGCAGCATTATTGATAGCTCGTCAAGTGATAAGTAACCTGAAAGAATCAGCAATTCCTTACCTCATTGAGCAACTCCGTCTTGCTCGTATGAGTTTCGAACTCTTTGGGGCTTTAAGCCCTAGTGAAGCACGAGCACCTCCAGGCACAGCTGAGGAACAATCTAAACAATCGGAAAAACAGCCTGaggaaatcgatgaaaaagaTGGCAAAGAAGGACAGAGGGCAAAACAACAGAGGACAATTAGTCAAGCGGAGCTTGAAAGTTCTCTCTACAGAGTAGGACATCCTGCTAATTCTCTACTTAGTGACGTTACCTTCAAG ATACACTTTAGCAAAAAG TATGACGGAGCGTTCTCAGAGCATTTGGAGATGCTGTCACAGCTGGGATATGTTTGTTTGTTTTCATCTGCCTTTCCACTCGCTGCGATGGCTGCTCTTTTGGGTAATCTTCTGGAACTTAGAGGGGACGCTTTCAAGTTATGTTTTGTTTTGCAACGACCTTTTGGCAGACGAGTTTCTAGCATCGGTACCTGGCAG AATGCAATGGAAGCAATGGGACTCGTCGCAATACTCGTCAACTGCGCTCTCATTGGTCTCAGTGGTCAAGTGCAGCGCATGTTTCCAGAAATGTCAGTGCCACAGACAATCCTTTTAATAGTCGCTCTTGAGCACATAATGATGGCTATACGCTTCATAATTACCATCATCATTCCTGACATTCCTACGTGGGTGGCAACCGAAATGGCTAAAGTTGAATTTCTCCGGAGAGAAGCAGTTCGACGCCTCTCGTCAACGCCATCCCCAGAGCAAACGCAAACGGTTATAG CAGGCGGTGAAAGTGACGAGGGGATATCAGCCCTAGAGAAGACCATCAATACGATGAATGATGCCCCAGATGCTCCGACCTCATCGACAGGACACACCCCAAGTAGTCCGCCAACTCCAGCGGCATACGGTCAAGTCCCAAGGATCGCGGAGACTCCACCACAACTGGAAACACCAGGAAGCGTCACGAGCGACGGTAGCAGTACATTTTTACCCGGTTACACCGTCGGAAGTCGAGATTCCCATAACACTCCACGTTGCTCCATTCCAGGTGGTGAAAAAG ACCCTTTTGTTGTCTCAGGGCGACGATCCACAGACTGGTTATCAAGCGACCAAGAATCATCACCTGGGATTGATCAGTACAGTCATCACCTCACTATAGGTCCTCACGGAGGGATAGAATGGGTCCGTCGACTCGGTTTGGAGAGTTCGGGGGGAAGAAAGTCCAGTGATTCGGAAATCGGCACTACACCGGGGAGCGGAAGCCCTGGACCCACCACTGAGGACATCTCACTTCATCGATCCACTGACTGCATTGTCTCAAAAGAACTTGCATCATCGTCGGATAGTGATTTATTACG ATCTGCCCCACCATGGTCCTTGACCAACCGTCCCCAAAAGTTCCGCTTTTCCCCGGAGAAAGAAACAGCAAAAATTCGCGAAAAACCCGAACGACAAATAATCCAACAAATTCCTCAATTCCAGCAGCACCATCGCGTGCCTAAAGAACCCCAACCCGAGCCCCATGATCGTCGTTCCTTTGGGCAAGTCGATGCAGGTGGCCTCTCCGACTCCAGCCGAACTCTTTCTAGCCAAGAGGAAGACAAACCCTCAAAAGAGGAACGTGAAGCCAAGAAAACACGTGTGAAGCAGAGCCTAATGAAGCGCGCCCGCTCAGTCGCAATATTCTCTCTAAAATTGAAGGAACGTCGAGCCCGAGAGGCAGAAGTCAAGGCAAAAGAGGCTGAACGCGAGGCCCGTTGGCAGCAACCGCAGTCCTGCGTAGGTGGAGAGCTCTCCTGCATTCCCATCGAACAACTGATATCGGTTGATGATATCGCCGCTATGGAGGGCCGCAGAATGAATCATTAG
- the LOC135168531 gene encoding anoctamin-8 isoform X6, with product MPGGEGSNSPINFNDVATDLTKSIISDDNCGTRCEESEGDAMTIGDGVRRRKVIRAAKETFDKASRLLRRKIPCTGHLMTPRRLWIQKVPTQECDVIVMFPSGASDETLMWLLGRLRAGTPGLVVHVRHHASSDSYGFYLTAPFPILLKAAEEMHLPKALRQEYGGGLKEFVCTETNCFEGSDEETQFFTTQERQSLVLHLLHTLRAGQQDLKSLPGIKLVEGQAIIPKCISAGVISQVFPLHELPALEKLQKSWVRAFFSPQPLNDICNYFGVKITMYFAWLGHYTTALVVPAAVGVIFWVGIIGRNQAVEDVAYVLFSILNVIWATAYLETWKRKGAELAYKWGTLDQRDDLLVEPRPLFVGTLQVSPVTGRLEPTYPNWKRNAIRYCITVPVIAVSLFFVFIVMILSFQIQDWWDARLEAAGYGFWLSYVPKVLLAVVIAVMDEAYFKIAVWLNDLENYRLDTEYENHLIYKVALFQFVNSFLSLFYIAFYLQDQERLKEQLAALLIARQVISNLKESAIPYLIEQLRLARMSFELFGALSPSEARAPPGTAEEQSKQSEKQPEEIDEKDGKEGQRAKQQRTISQAELESSLYRIHFSKKYDGAFSEHLEMLSQLGYVCLFSSAFPLAAMAALLGNLLELRGDAFKLCFVLQRPFGRRVSSIGTWQNAMEAMGLVAILVNCALIGLSGQVQRMFPEMSVPQTILLIVALEHIMMAIRFIITIIIPDIPTWVATEMAKVEFLRREAVRRLSSTPSPEQTQTVIGRFVVSTAGGESDEGISALEKTINTMNDAPDAPTSSTGHTPSSPPTPAAYGQVPRIAETPPQLETPGSVTSDGSSTFLPGYTVGSRDSHNTPRCSIPGGEKDPFVVSGRRSTDWLSSDQESSPGIDQYSHHLTIGPHGGIEWVRRLGLESSGGRKSSDSEIGTTPGSGSPGPTTEDISLHRSTDCIVSKELASSSDSDLLRSAPPWSLTNRPQKFRFSPEKETAKIREKPERQIIQQIPQFQQHHRVPKEPQPEPHDRRSFGQVDAGGLSDSSRTLSSQEEDKPSKEEREAKKTRVKQSLMKRARSVAIFSLKLKERRAREAEVKAKEAEREARWQQPQSCVGGELSCIPIEQLISVDDIAAMEGRRMNH from the exons CATCCAGACTTTTGAGACGTAAAATACCATGTACTGGCCATCTGATGACCCCCCGCCGCCTCTGGATCCAAAAGGTTCCAACTCAA GAGTGCGACGTTATTGTAATGTTTCCAAGCGGCGCCAGTGATGAAACATTAATGTGGCTACTTGGAAGACTGCGAGCAGGTACACCAGGTCTCGTAGTTCATGTTCGTCATCATGCGTCTTCGGACAGTTACGGATTCTACCTCACAGCACCTTTCCCAAT ACTCCTCAAAGCAGCCGAAGAGATGCACCTTCCAAAAGCTCTCCGGCAAGAGTATGGCGGAGGTCTGAAAGAATTTGTATGCACTGAGACAAATTGCTTCGAGGGCAGTGACGAGGAGACACAGTTCTTCACAACCCAAGAGAGACAATCTCTCGTGCTTCATCTCCTCCATACATTACGAGCAGGTCAGCAGGACCTGAAGAGTCTTCCGGGTATAAAGTTAGTGGAAGGACAGGCCATTATCCCCAAGTGCATTTCCGCTGGTGTCATCTCCCAG GTATTTCCTCTCCACGAGCTACCAGCACTCGAGAAGCTTCAGAAAAGCTGGGTACGAGCATTCTTCAGCCCTCAGCCCCTTAACGACATCTGTAATTACTTTGGTGTTAAGATAACAATGTACTTTGCATGGTTAGGACATTATACCACCGCCCTCGTCGTTCCTGCTGCAGTGGGTGTCATATTCTGG GTCGGCATCATCGGAAGGAACCAGGCGGTGGAGGACGTTGCCTATGTCCTGTTCTCCATCCTCAATGTCATTTGGGCAACAGCATATCTCGAAACATGGAAGCGCAAGGGCGCCGAGCTGGCTTACAAGTGGGGCACACTAGATCAGAGGGATGATCTCTTAGTAGAGCCTAGACCACTCTTTGTG GGAACGCTACAAGTATCTCCAGTAACTGGAAGACTCGAACCTACCTATCCAAACTGGAAAAGAAATGCCATCCGTTATTGCATAACTGTTCCTGTCATCGCAGTTTCTCTTTTTTTCGTCTTCATTGTAATGATTCTCAGTTTTCAAATACAG GACTGGTGGGACGCTCGACTGGAAGCAGCGGGCTATGGTTTTTGGTTAAGTTACGTGCCAAAAGTTCTGTTAGCAGTGGTGATTGCAGTGATGGATGAAGCGTACTTCAAAATAGCTGTTTGGCTCAATGATTTGG AAAACTATCGTCTTGACACCGAGTACGAGAATCATCTGATCTACAAGGTGGCACTG TTTCAGTTCGTCAACTCATTTTTATCGCTCTTTTACATCGCATTTTATCTTCAAGATCAAGAAAGATTGAAAGAG CAACTAGCAGCATTATTGATAGCTCGTCAAGTGATAAGTAACCTGAAAGAATCAGCAATTCCTTACCTCATTGAGCAACTCCGTCTTGCTCGTATGAGTTTCGAACTCTTTGGGGCTTTAAGCCCTAGTGAAGCACGAGCACCTCCAGGCACAGCTGAGGAACAATCTAAACAATCGGAAAAACAGCCTGaggaaatcgatgaaaaagaTGGCAAAGAAGGACAGAGGGCAAAACAACAGAGGACAATTAGTCAAGCGGAGCTTGAAAGTTCTCTCTACAGA ATACACTTTAGCAAAAAG TATGACGGAGCGTTCTCAGAGCATTTGGAGATGCTGTCACAGCTGGGATATGTTTGTTTGTTTTCATCTGCCTTTCCACTCGCTGCGATGGCTGCTCTTTTGGGTAATCTTCTGGAACTTAGAGGGGACGCTTTCAAGTTATGTTTTGTTTTGCAACGACCTTTTGGCAGACGAGTTTCTAGCATCGGTACCTGGCAG AATGCAATGGAAGCAATGGGACTCGTCGCAATACTCGTCAACTGCGCTCTCATTGGTCTCAGTGGTCAAGTGCAGCGCATGTTTCCAGAAATGTCAGTGCCACAGACAATCCTTTTAATAGTCGCTCTTGAGCACATAATGATGGCTATACGCTTCATAATTACCATCATCATTCCTGACATTCCTACGTGGGTGGCAACCGAAATGGCTAAAGTTGAATTTCTCCGGAGAGAAGCAGTTCGACGCCTCTCGTCAACGCCATCCCCAGAGCAAACGCAAACGGTTATAG GGAGGTTCGTGGTGAGTACAGCAGGCGGTGAAAGTGACGAGGGGATATCAGCCCTAGAGAAGACCATCAATACGATGAATGATGCCCCAGATGCTCCGACCTCATCGACAGGACACACCCCAAGTAGTCCGCCAACTCCAGCGGCATACGGTCAAGTCCCAAGGATCGCGGAGACTCCACCACAACTGGAAACACCAGGAAGCGTCACGAGCGACGGTAGCAGTACATTTTTACCCGGTTACACCGTCGGAAGTCGAGATTCCCATAACACTCCACGTTGCTCCATTCCAGGTGGTGAAAAAG ACCCTTTTGTTGTCTCAGGGCGACGATCCACAGACTGGTTATCAAGCGACCAAGAATCATCACCTGGGATTGATCAGTACAGTCATCACCTCACTATAGGTCCTCACGGAGGGATAGAATGGGTCCGTCGACTCGGTTTGGAGAGTTCGGGGGGAAGAAAGTCCAGTGATTCGGAAATCGGCACTACACCGGGGAGCGGAAGCCCTGGACCCACCACTGAGGACATCTCACTTCATCGATCCACTGACTGCATTGTCTCAAAAGAACTTGCATCATCGTCGGATAGTGATTTATTACG ATCTGCCCCACCATGGTCCTTGACCAACCGTCCCCAAAAGTTCCGCTTTTCCCCGGAGAAAGAAACAGCAAAAATTCGCGAAAAACCCGAACGACAAATAATCCAACAAATTCCTCAATTCCAGCAGCACCATCGCGTGCCTAAAGAACCCCAACCCGAGCCCCATGATCGTCGTTCCTTTGGGCAAGTCGATGCAGGTGGCCTCTCCGACTCCAGCCGAACTCTTTCTAGCCAAGAGGAAGACAAACCCTCAAAAGAGGAACGTGAAGCCAAGAAAACACGTGTGAAGCAGAGCCTAATGAAGCGCGCCCGCTCAGTCGCAATATTCTCTCTAAAATTGAAGGAACGTCGAGCCCGAGAGGCAGAAGTCAAGGCAAAAGAGGCTGAACGCGAGGCCCGTTGGCAGCAACCGCAGTCCTGCGTAGGTGGAGAGCTCTCCTGCATTCCCATCGAACAACTGATATCGGTTGATGATATCGCCGCTATGGAGGGCCGCAGAATGAATCATTAG
- the LOC135168531 gene encoding anoctamin-8 isoform X2: MPGGEGSNSPINFNDVATDLTKSIISDDNCGTRCEESEGDAMTIGDGVRRRKVIRAAKETFDKASRLLRRKIPCTGHLMTPRRLWIQKVPTQECDVIVMFPSGASDETLMWLLGRLRAGTPGLVVHVRHHASSDSYGFYLTAPFPILLKAAEEMHLPKALRQEYGGGLKEFVCTETNCFEGSDEETQFFTTQERQSLVLHLLHTLRAGQQDLKSLPGIKLVEGQAIIPKCISAGVISQVFPLHELPALEKLQKSWVRAFFSPQPLNDICNYFGVKITMYFAWLGHYTTALVVPAAVGVIFWVGIIGRNQAVEDVAYVLFSILNVIWATAYLETWKRKGAELAYKWGTLDQRDDLLVEPRPLFVGTLQVSPVTGRLEPTYPNWKRNAIRYCITVPVIAVSLFFVFIVMILSFQIQDWWDARLEAAGYGFWLSYVPKVLLAVVIAVMDEAYFKIAVWLNDLENYRLDTEYENHLIYKVALFQFVNSFLSLFYIAFYLQDQERLKEQLAALLIARQVISNLKESAIPYLIEQLRLARMSFELFGALSPSEARAPPGTAEEQSKQSEKQPEEIDEKDGKEGQRAKQQRTISQAELESSLYRVGHPANSLLSDVTFKIHFSKKYDGAFSEHLEMLSQLGYVCLFSSAFPLAAMAALLGNLLELRGDAFKLCFVLQRPFGRRVSSIGTWQNAMEAMGLVAILVNCALIGLSGQVQRMFPEMSVPQTILLIVALEHIMMAIRFIITIIIPDIPTWVATEMAKVEFLRREAVRRLSSTPSPEQTQTVIGRFVVSTAGGESDEGISALEKTINTMNDAPDAPTSSTGHTPSSPPTPAAYGQVPRIAETPPQLETPGSVTSDGSSTFLPGYTVGSRDSHNTPRCSIPGGEKGRRSTDWLSSDQESSPGIDQYSHHLTIGPHGGIEWVRRLGLESSGGRKSSDSEIGTTPGSGSPGPTTEDISLHRSTDCIVSKELASSSDSDLLRSAPPWSLTNRPQKFRFSPEKETAKIREKPERQIIQQIPQFQQHHRVPKEPQPEPHDRRSFGQVDAGGLSDSSRTLSSQEEDKPSKEEREAKKTRVKQSLMKRARSVAIFSLKLKERRAREAEVKAKEAEREARWQQPQSCVGGELSCIPIEQLISVDDIAAMEGRRMNH; the protein is encoded by the exons CATCCAGACTTTTGAGACGTAAAATACCATGTACTGGCCATCTGATGACCCCCCGCCGCCTCTGGATCCAAAAGGTTCCAACTCAA GAGTGCGACGTTATTGTAATGTTTCCAAGCGGCGCCAGTGATGAAACATTAATGTGGCTACTTGGAAGACTGCGAGCAGGTACACCAGGTCTCGTAGTTCATGTTCGTCATCATGCGTCTTCGGACAGTTACGGATTCTACCTCACAGCACCTTTCCCAAT ACTCCTCAAAGCAGCCGAAGAGATGCACCTTCCAAAAGCTCTCCGGCAAGAGTATGGCGGAGGTCTGAAAGAATTTGTATGCACTGAGACAAATTGCTTCGAGGGCAGTGACGAGGAGACACAGTTCTTCACAACCCAAGAGAGACAATCTCTCGTGCTTCATCTCCTCCATACATTACGAGCAGGTCAGCAGGACCTGAAGAGTCTTCCGGGTATAAAGTTAGTGGAAGGACAGGCCATTATCCCCAAGTGCATTTCCGCTGGTGTCATCTCCCAG GTATTTCCTCTCCACGAGCTACCAGCACTCGAGAAGCTTCAGAAAAGCTGGGTACGAGCATTCTTCAGCCCTCAGCCCCTTAACGACATCTGTAATTACTTTGGTGTTAAGATAACAATGTACTTTGCATGGTTAGGACATTATACCACCGCCCTCGTCGTTCCTGCTGCAGTGGGTGTCATATTCTGG GTCGGCATCATCGGAAGGAACCAGGCGGTGGAGGACGTTGCCTATGTCCTGTTCTCCATCCTCAATGTCATTTGGGCAACAGCATATCTCGAAACATGGAAGCGCAAGGGCGCCGAGCTGGCTTACAAGTGGGGCACACTAGATCAGAGGGATGATCTCTTAGTAGAGCCTAGACCACTCTTTGTG GGAACGCTACAAGTATCTCCAGTAACTGGAAGACTCGAACCTACCTATCCAAACTGGAAAAGAAATGCCATCCGTTATTGCATAACTGTTCCTGTCATCGCAGTTTCTCTTTTTTTCGTCTTCATTGTAATGATTCTCAGTTTTCAAATACAG GACTGGTGGGACGCTCGACTGGAAGCAGCGGGCTATGGTTTTTGGTTAAGTTACGTGCCAAAAGTTCTGTTAGCAGTGGTGATTGCAGTGATGGATGAAGCGTACTTCAAAATAGCTGTTTGGCTCAATGATTTGG AAAACTATCGTCTTGACACCGAGTACGAGAATCATCTGATCTACAAGGTGGCACTG TTTCAGTTCGTCAACTCATTTTTATCGCTCTTTTACATCGCATTTTATCTTCAAGATCAAGAAAGATTGAAAGAG CAACTAGCAGCATTATTGATAGCTCGTCAAGTGATAAGTAACCTGAAAGAATCAGCAATTCCTTACCTCATTGAGCAACTCCGTCTTGCTCGTATGAGTTTCGAACTCTTTGGGGCTTTAAGCCCTAGTGAAGCACGAGCACCTCCAGGCACAGCTGAGGAACAATCTAAACAATCGGAAAAACAGCCTGaggaaatcgatgaaaaagaTGGCAAAGAAGGACAGAGGGCAAAACAACAGAGGACAATTAGTCAAGCGGAGCTTGAAAGTTCTCTCTACAGAGTAGGACATCCTGCTAATTCTCTACTTAGTGACGTTACCTTCAAG ATACACTTTAGCAAAAAG TATGACGGAGCGTTCTCAGAGCATTTGGAGATGCTGTCACAGCTGGGATATGTTTGTTTGTTTTCATCTGCCTTTCCACTCGCTGCGATGGCTGCTCTTTTGGGTAATCTTCTGGAACTTAGAGGGGACGCTTTCAAGTTATGTTTTGTTTTGCAACGACCTTTTGGCAGACGAGTTTCTAGCATCGGTACCTGGCAG AATGCAATGGAAGCAATGGGACTCGTCGCAATACTCGTCAACTGCGCTCTCATTGGTCTCAGTGGTCAAGTGCAGCGCATGTTTCCAGAAATGTCAGTGCCACAGACAATCCTTTTAATAGTCGCTCTTGAGCACATAATGATGGCTATACGCTTCATAATTACCATCATCATTCCTGACATTCCTACGTGGGTGGCAACCGAAATGGCTAAAGTTGAATTTCTCCGGAGAGAAGCAGTTCGACGCCTCTCGTCAACGCCATCCCCAGAGCAAACGCAAACGGTTATAG GGAGGTTCGTGGTGAGTACAGCAGGCGGTGAAAGTGACGAGGGGATATCAGCCCTAGAGAAGACCATCAATACGATGAATGATGCCCCAGATGCTCCGACCTCATCGACAGGACACACCCCAAGTAGTCCGCCAACTCCAGCGGCATACGGTCAAGTCCCAAGGATCGCGGAGACTCCACCACAACTGGAAACACCAGGAAGCGTCACGAGCGACGGTAGCAGTACATTTTTACCCGGTTACACCGTCGGAAGTCGAGATTCCCATAACACTCCACGTTGCTCCATTCCAGGTGGTGAAAAAG GGCGACGATCCACAGACTGGTTATCAAGCGACCAAGAATCATCACCTGGGATTGATCAGTACAGTCATCACCTCACTATAGGTCCTCACGGAGGGATAGAATGGGTCCGTCGACTCGGTTTGGAGAGTTCGGGGGGAAGAAAGTCCAGTGATTCGGAAATCGGCACTACACCGGGGAGCGGAAGCCCTGGACCCACCACTGAGGACATCTCACTTCATCGATCCACTGACTGCATTGTCTCAAAAGAACTTGCATCATCGTCGGATAGTGATTTATTACG ATCTGCCCCACCATGGTCCTTGACCAACCGTCCCCAAAAGTTCCGCTTTTCCCCGGAGAAAGAAACAGCAAAAATTCGCGAAAAACCCGAACGACAAATAATCCAACAAATTCCTCAATTCCAGCAGCACCATCGCGTGCCTAAAGAACCCCAACCCGAGCCCCATGATCGTCGTTCCTTTGGGCAAGTCGATGCAGGTGGCCTCTCCGACTCCAGCCGAACTCTTTCTAGCCAAGAGGAAGACAAACCCTCAAAAGAGGAACGTGAAGCCAAGAAAACACGTGTGAAGCAGAGCCTAATGAAGCGCGCCCGCTCAGTCGCAATATTCTCTCTAAAATTGAAGGAACGTCGAGCCCGAGAGGCAGAAGTCAAGGCAAAAGAGGCTGAACGCGAGGCCCGTTGGCAGCAACCGCAGTCCTGCGTAGGTGGAGAGCTCTCCTGCATTCCCATCGAACAACTGATATCGGTTGATGATATCGCCGCTATGGAGGGCCGCAGAATGAATCATTAG